From Triticum aestivum cultivar Chinese Spring chromosome 4A, IWGSC CS RefSeq v2.1, whole genome shotgun sequence, a single genomic window includes:
- the LOC123083933 gene encoding mitogen-activated protein kinase kinase 9-like: protein MALIREKRLPQLHLALPVPSRAAAQELGVLARRPNPTATKASTPSALSSQLRLADFDKLAVLGRGNGGTVYKVRHRETCALYALKVQHYGDPAAAAEADVLGRTASPFVVRCHSVLPAAASGDVALLLELVDGGSLDSIRSRRGAFTEAALAEVAAQALSGLAYLHARRIVHLDIKPANLLASTAGEVKVADFGIARVLARAGDHCTSYAGTSAYMSPERFDPEAHGGHYDPYAADVWSLGVTLLELFMGRYPLLPAGQQPTWAALMCAICFGEPPVLPDGAASPELRGFVAACLQKDYRNRASVAELLAHPFVAGRDVAASKRALRKLVADASSSL from the coding sequence ATGGCTCTGATCAGGGAGAAGAGGCTTCCGCAGCTGCACCTCGCGCTGCCCGTCCCGTCCCGCGCCGCCGCGCAGGAGCTCGGCGTCCTCGCCCGGCGCCCCAACCCGACGGCCACCAAGGCCTCCACCCCGTCGGCGCTGTCCAGCCAGTTACGCCTCGCCGACTTCGACAAGCTCGCCGTCCTGGGCCGCGGGAACGGCGGCACCGTCTACAAGGTGCGCCACCGGGAGACGTGCGCGCTCTACGCGCTCAAGGTCCAGCACTACGGCGACCCCGCCGCGGCCGCCGAGGCCGACGTCCTCGGCCGCACGGCCTCGCCATTCGTCGTCCGGTGCCATTCCGTGCTCCCCGCCGCGGCATCCGGTGACGTCGCTCTACTCCTCGAGCTGGTGGACGGCGGGTCGCTCGACTCCATCCGGAGCCGCCGCGGCGCGTTCACGGAGGCCGCGCTCGCGGAGGTGGCGGCGCAGGCGCTGTCGGGGCTGGCGTACCTCCACGCCCGCCGCATCGTGCACCTCGACATCAAGCCGGCGAACCTCCTCGCCAGCACGGCCGGGGAGGTGAAGGTCGCGGACTTCGGCATCGCCAGGGTGCTCGCACGCGCCGGCGACCACTGCACGTCGTACGCCGGCACCTCCGCGTACATGAGCCCGGAGCGCTTCGACCCGGAGGCGCACGGGGGGCACTACGACCCGTACGCCGCCGACGTGTGGAGCCTGGGGGTCACGCTCCTTGAGCTCTTCATGGGCAGGTACCCGCTCCTCCCCGCCGGGCAGCAGCCGACCTGGGCCGCGCTCATGTGCGCCATCTGCTTCGGCGAGCCGCCCGTGCTGCCCGACGGCgcggcctcgccggagctccggggGTTCGTCGCCGCGTGCCTGCAAAAGGACTACCGCAACAGGGCGTCCGTGGCGGAGCTGCTTGCTCACCCGTTCGTGGCCGGGAGGGACGTGGCAGCGTCGAAACGCGCGCTCCGGAAGCTGGTCGCCGACGCCTCGTCGTCGTTGTAG
- the LOC123082360 gene encoding uncharacterized protein, protein MASGSTSAAGAASLGRGLISCMHSRSCRAEDALDEADLPKAIDKLITGFYEEAFSRLPCDVMPDLLPLLTTDGGGSCLGLLDPVSNIILNTLALLSKDAAPAPATSPSPPPTRRSKRQALNTARRSIPGRGGLRHVGSGSYHILLAFLMAYLGCLKKEQALSYLYRADANLLLAVMLIQHDLYADEALDPESDRTQAALESAATIAGHPSPTTLARLMSIRLQDDNFALLKKLFSADAQGIPLTVEDVWATNRILHTMLSPICTASIIHTKRGLVVHVRHMLEARCSETISFSTTADARTATTTLGWDGTPILSLQSGVLPRKLQDCLGKAIADARKHNLKTPCGGGNACDYMESLKMYLHGIIHNLYIKALKLLPTPSGSLMRSILKSGHCYGCMDPVSNIIVNSIWYNSCGCNLPVSEGRDMVEYNDVMDPLCLLRAQVHSLKGLMELAAFADPQFSVPACALELLYSTKCDIANMLPSSIESSEKNPFHESAKAAAAADARYAKRAALIYNRGSN, encoded by the coding sequence ATGGCGTCTGGATCCACTTCTGCCGCCGGCGCTGCCTCCCTTGGGAGGGGCCTGATCTCGTGCATGCACAGCCGCAGCTGCCGCGCCGAGGACGCGCTCGACGAGGCGGATTTGCCAAAAGCCATCGACAAGCTCATCACCGGCTTCTACGAGGAGGCGTTCAGCCGGCTGCCCTGCGACGTCATGCCGGACCTCCTTCCCCTCCTCACCACCGATGGCGGCGGCTCCTGCCTCGGCCTCCTCGACCCCGTCTCCAACATCATCCTCAATACCCTCGCCCTCCTCTCCAaggacgccgcccccgcccccgccaccTCTCCGTCTCCGCCACCCACAAGAAGATCCAAGAGACAGGCTCTCAACACCGCCAGACGATCCATCCCCGGTAGGGGCGGCTTGCGCCACGTCGGATCAGGATCCTACCACATCCTTCTCGCCTTCCTCATGGCGTATTTGGGATGCCTCAAAAAGGAGCAGGCCCTCAGCTACCTCTACAGGGCCGACGCCAATCTCCTCCTCGCCGTCATGCTCATCCAACACGATCTATACGCGGACGAAGCATTGGACCCCGAGTCTGATAGGACCCAAGCCGCCCTTGAGTCGGCAGCCACCATAGCAGGTCACCCTTCGCCCACCACCTTGGCTCGCCTCATGTCAATCCGGCTCCAAGACGACAACTTTGCCCTTCTGAAGAAGCTGTTTTCAGCTGATGCTCAAGGTATTCCGCTCACGGTTGAGGATGTCTGGGCGACCAACCGCATCCTACACACAATGTTGAGCCCGATCTGTACTGCCAGCATTATCCATACCAAAAGAGGGCTTGTTGTCCATGTCCGTCACATGTTGGAGGCTAGGTGCTCCGAAACTATCTCGTTCTCTACTACGGCGGACGCCAGGACCGCCACCACCACCTTGGGCTGGGATGGAACTCCCATCTTGTCGTTGCAGTCCGGAGTCCTGCCTCGCAAGCTGCAAGATTGCCTGGGAAAAGCAATAGCAGATGCCCGGAAACACAATCTCAAGACCCCATGTGGCGGCGGCAATGCATGCGATTACATGGAGTCTCTCAAGATGTATCTCCATGGTATAATTCACAACTTGTACATCAAGGCGCTCAAGTTGCTGCCCACACCCTCTGGCTCGCTCATGCGTAGCATCCTCAAGTCTGGCCACTGCTATGGCTGCATGGACCCTGTCTCCAACATCATCGTCAACTCTATCTGGTACAACAGTTGTGGCTGCAATCTGCCAGTTTCTGAAGGCAGGGACATGGTAGAGTACAATGATGTCATGGACCCCCTATGTCTGCTCCGCGCACAGGTTCACTCCCTCAAGGGCCTTATGGAGCTCGCCGCATTCGCCGACCCCCAATTCTCGGTGCCGGCTTGTGCTCTGGAGCTCCTCTACAGTACAAAATGCGACATTGCTAACATGTTGCCATCATCGATAGAGAGTTCTGAAAAGAACCCCTTCCATGAGTCTGCCAAGgcagctgctgctgctgatgcCCGATACGCGAAGCGAGCTGCTCTCATTTATAACCGAGGCTCAAACTAG
- the LOC123083934 gene encoding mitogen-activated protein kinase kinase 9-like: protein MALIREKRLPQLHLSLPVPPRAVAQELGRRPNPAVAPALSSQFRLADFEKLAVLGRGNGGTVYKVRHRETCALYALKVQHYGDPAAAAEADVLSRTASPFVVRCHSVLPAAASGDVALLLELVDGGSLDSVRSRRGAFPEAALAEVAAQALSGLAYLHARRIVHLDVKPANLLVSTAGEVKVADFGIAKVLARAGDHCTSYAGTSAYMSPERFDPEAHGGHYDPCAADVWSLGVTLLELFMGRYPLLPAGQRPSWAALMCAVCFGEPPVLPDGASSPELRGFIAACLQKDYRNRASVAELLAHPFVAGRDVAASRCALRKLVADASSPSLECRHT from the exons ATGGCTCTGATCAGGGAGAAGAGACTTCCGCAGCTGCACCTTTCGTTGCCCGTCCCGCCTCGCGCCGTTGCCCAGGAGCTCGGCCGGCGTCCCAACCCCGCGGTTGCGCCG GCGCTGTCCAGCCAGTTCCGCCTCGCCGACTTCGAGAAGCTCGCCGTCCTGGGCCGCGGCAACGGCGGCACCGTCTACAAGGTCCGCCACCGGGAGACGTGCGCGCTCTACGCGCTCAAGGTGCAGCACTACGGCGACCCGGCCGCGGCAGCCGAGGCCGACGTGCTCAGCCGCACGGCCTCGCCCTTCGTCGTCCGGTGCCACTCCGTGCTCCCCGCGGCCGCCTCTGGCGACGTCGCGCTGCTCCTCGAGCTGGTCGACGGCGGGTCGCTCGACTCCGTGAGGAGCCGCCGCGGCGCGTTCCCCGAGGCCGCGCTCGCGGAGGTGGCCGCGCAGGCGCTGTCGGGGCTGGCGTACCTCCACGCCCGCCGCATCGTGCACCTCGACGTCAAGCCGGCCAACCTCCTCGTGAGCACCGCCGGGGAGGTCAAGGTCGCCGACTTCGGCATCGCCAAGGTGCTCGCCCGCGCCGGCGACCACTGCACGTCGTACGCCGGCACCTCCGCGTACATGAGCCCCGAGCGCTTCGACCCGGAGGCGCACGGCGGGCACTACGACCCGTGCGCCGCCGACGTGTGGAGCCTGGGGGTCACGCTCCTTGAGCTCTTCATGGGCAGGTACCCGCTCCTCCCCGCCGGGCAGCGGCCGAGCTGGGCAGCGCTCATGTGCGCCGTCTGCTTCGGCGAGCCGCCCGTGCTGCCAGACGGtgcctcctcgccggagctccggggGTTCATCGCCGCGTGCCTGCAAAAGGACTACCGCAACAGGGCGTCCGTCGCGGAGCTGCTTGCCCACCCATTCGTCGCCGGCAGGGACGTGGCTGCTTCGAGATGCGCGCTCCGGAAGCTGGTCGCCGacgcctcgtcgccgtcgttggaGTGCCGGCATACGTGA